TCCTCACAATATTTCCTGGGGCGAGGTCTGTGGGTATGGGCGGCGCCTACACGGCGATTTCTGACGACGCTTTCGCCTGCTACTATAACCCGGCTGGTTTGGGTTTTATAGACACAAAAGTATTTTCGCTGATGCACGCCAACTGGCTCCCGGGCCTTTACCCGAGTATGTATTATGAATACCTGGGTTTTGCAATGCCTGTGAGCGACATTGGAACACTCGGGCTGAACTTTATATACCTGACTACGGGAGAGACGGAAGCCACGGATGAAAACGGAAACCAGATAGCGAAGTTCAGAACATTCGATTTGGCCGCGACGGCGAATTACGGCGTAGCCCTTTCCGACAAGCTTTCCGTAGGACTCGGTCTAAAGTTTATATACAGTTATTTAGCACCTTCCTGGCTTGTCAGCAGGCTGCTCAACACAAAAGGAGGAGGAGCCGGATCTTCCTGGGCTCTGGACGGCGGTGTTTTATACAAACCTTTCAGAAGCTTTTCTCTCGGGGCTTCCATTCAAAATATCGGCCCCGGCTTGAGTTACACTGAGACTGGCGAGAAGGACCCTCTTCCTCAGACTGTCAGGTTGGGTGTTTCATACCTTCTGGCGTCATACGAAAATCTTGAAGATTCGACTTTGGTCCCCAAAAAATTGTGGGAAGCGAGATTTTCTTTCGACCTCGTAAAAGTTGTCGTAGGCCTGATGGATGAGATCAAAGAAAGACAGTACAGTTATATTTGGGACGACACGTGGAAAGCTATGGGGTTGGAACTCGGATACTATGAAATGATCTATTTCAGGCTCGGCTATTTCATAGACGAAGCCGGCTCGAGAAAAGGTTTTACTTACGGCGGAGGGGTCAAATTCAGAAATTTCAATTTTGACCTTGGTATAGACTCGCCCCTTTACGATTTTCCCACGAGCAACTACAGGTTCACTTTGAATGTATGGTGGTGATGAAGAGATCTTCAATTGAAACTCAAATCCGGAATAATACTTCTCGACAAACCTAAAGGCATATCTTCTCGAAAAGCTCTCGATATAATAATCAAAAGAGCTGAACTTAAAAAAGCCGGGCACGCAGGTACAATAGATCCATCTGCGTCCGGTTTGCTCGTGATTTTGGCTGGTCAGGCGACCAAATTGAACAGATTTATACTGTCTGCTGAAAAAAAATATGTCTTCAAAGCTCTTTTTGGAAAAAAAACAGTTACTGACGATTCTGAAGGCGAGACAATTTTTGAAAAAGACCCGGGAAAGATGGAATTGACGGGTTTCAAAGTAGTCTTAAAATCGTTTACAGGACTGATAGCTCAAAGACCTCCATCGCATTCTGCCGTTAAAATTCACGGTAAAAGAGCTTACAAATTGGCAAGAAAAGGTCAAACCCCCGAACTGAAAGAGAGGATGGTCCAAGTTAAATCTCTCGAAGTGACATCGTTTGAGTGGCCTGAGGTGGAAATTGAAGCGGTAGTCACATCCGGCACTTATATAAGATCGCTGGCAAGGGATGTTGGAGATTTTCTAAATATTGGGGCTTATTGCGAAAACATCAGGAGAATTTCTATAGGTAAAATGAATGTCGATGAAGCCATAAATCTTGAAGATGAAATAGTTTTTTACCCTCTCGACAAAACTCTTTCTCATCTGCCTGAGATTTCAGATGTTTTCACAGAGAGGGATTTTTTTGACAGCCCTGGTAAATTCGCAGTTTTCCGCGATGGATCCGGGATTTTGTCAGGTGTTCTCGAAAAGAACGGCGACAGCACTAAGCTACACAAATTCAATTTTTAGATTATGCCTGATAGAGTCGTCACAGTTGGTATTTTTGACGGTGTTCACCTTGGACACAGAAAAATTATTCAAAAACTCAAAATTGTATCCAGGAACAGGCAACTCGAACCTGTTTTAGTCACTTTCAACCCGCATCCGAGAAAATACCTTTTGGGAAAATCGCCGACTTTGCTCAATGATTTAGATGAGAAAGTCAAGATTATAAAAGGTATGGGGATTAAAAATATTCAAACAATGGCTTTCGACAAGGAAATTTCCATGATGTCGGCTGAGGAGTTTATATCAGAAATTATCTTTAAAAAGTTTTCCGCTCGGCATCTCGTCATAGGCTTCAACCATCATCTCGGAAAAAACAGAGAGGGAGACAGCGATATCGTCAAGAAAATAACGCGTTATCTGGGGATGGGTTTTTCCCTCGTCAGGCCCAGCATAATTGACGGTGTTGTGGTATCGAGCACTTATATACGCTGCCTGTTGAATGAAGGCGACGTCGAAAAGGCGGCAAAACTTCTCAAGAGATTTTACAAAACCGGAGGAATTCACACTCGGGGAGCCGGAAGAGGCTCAAAAATCGGATTCCCGACGATAAATATCCTAACAAATCCCGAAATGACAGAGGTTGGGGAAGGGGTTTACGGAGTGAGAATTTATCTTGACTCCAAGCCTTTTCTTGGATTAGCATTTATCGGTAATTCTCCGATTTTTTCGGACGGCAGAAAATTTGAGGTTTTTATTCCAAATTGGAAGCCCATGGAATTCGGGGAGAGGATTGATGTAGAGTTTGTTTTTAGATTGAGAGATGTTCTGAAATTTGATAGCATTGAAGAGCTGAGAAGGCAGATACAAAAAGATGTCGAACAGCTGAATACGAAAAAGAAAGCAGGAGGTTTGAAGTGTCCATGAGTTTGTCTGAAAAAAACGAATTGATAAAAAAATACGCGAGAACACAAAACGACACGGGTTCACCCGAGGTGCAGGTAGCGATTCTCACAGAAAAGATCAAACTTTTAACCGAACATTTGAAAACTCATAAAAAAGACCATCATTCAAGAACGGGTCTTTTAAAAATGGTGAACAGGAGAAGAAAACACCTGAACTATCTGCTACAAAAAGATTACAAAAGATACACAGAAATCGTCAAGTCTTTAGGTCTGAGAAGATAATTTCCGGTTTGATACTTTTCATTTAACTTTTGGGAGTCGCACAATGCCCGTATTTGAATTTGATTTTTATTCCAAGAAGATGGTTTTCGACACAGGAAATTACGCCACGCAAAGCCACGGAAGCGTTTTGATTCGCTATGGAGATTCGGTTGTTTTAGTCACCGCGTGTTTTTCTAAAAAACAGCAAACGGAGGATTACTTCCCGTTGATGGTCGACTACAGAGAGAGAAGTTATTCCTTCGGAAAAATCCCAGGCGGTTATTCCCGCAGAGAAGGCAAATCAAGAGACAAAGAGATTTTAACCAGCAGGTTGATAGACAGACCTATAAGACCTCTGTTCCCTGAAAACTATAAAAACGACACGCAGATTATCTCTACAGTTCTCGCCGCCGACCCGGAAATGGATCCGGATGTTTTGGGTATCAACGGAGCGAGTTTGGCTTTGTGTCTCAGCCCTATTCCTTTCATGGGCCCTATAGCGGCGATAAGGTTGAGCCGGGTTGAAGGTCAGTTCATCGTCAACCCCACTTATTCCCAAATAGAAAAAAGCGATTTATCCCTTGTAGTCGCAGGTAATAAAGACAAGATAACAATGCTCGAAGGCTCGGCTCTTGAGATAAAAGAAGAGGACCTCGTTCAGGCAATCGAGTTCGCTCAGAAACCGATAAGAGAACTGATAGACAGGCAGGAAGAATTTCTCGGAGGTTTAAATGTCCAAAAAATATCTCTTGAAAATCCTACTAAACTGCCGGAAGATGTGGCTTCTGAAATCGTTGAGAAGTTTCGAGTAAAGGTCAAAGAGTTTTCTGACACGAAAAAGGGCAAAGAAGAGCGCGCTGACGCTCTCAACGCACTCAAAGAAGATGTTTGGGAGATTTACAAAGAATCCCGTCCAGAAGAAGAAAACCTGATTAAAGAAATCATTACAAGCCTTTGGAGCGAAGCCTGGCAATCACGCCTGAGAAATGAAGGTTTGAGGCCGGATGATAGAAGCGAAGACGACATAAGGCAAATAGACATAAAACTTGACGTTTTACCGAGAGTACACGGGTCGGCGGTTTTTAAAAGAGGACAGACCCAATCTCTTGCTGTGATAACTCTTGGTTCGCCATCAGACGAACAACGAATTGAAGACATAGAAGGCGATATGACAAAGAGCTTCATGCTTCATTATAACTTCCCCCCGTTTTCGGTGGGTGAGACGGGCCCTCAAAGAGGTCCTGGAAGAAGAGAGATAGGTCACGGCAACCTCGCTGAAAAGGCGATAGCGACCATCGTGCCGTCTGAAGACAAATTTCCATACACCATAAGGATAGTCTCAGAAATTCTCGAGTCAAACGGTTCGTCTTCGATGGCTTCTGTTTGTTCTTCTTCACTCGCTTTGATGGACGCGGGAGTACCTATCAAAGGGCATGTTGCCGGTATAGCGCTCGGCCTTATAAGCGCAGAAAATGATGACGAAAAAGATATAATACTCGTCGACATAGCCGGCGAAGAAGACCATGAAGGGGACATGGACTTAAAAGTCGCCGGGACAAGAAACGGCGTAAATTCCCTTCAAATGGACACAAAGATTGAGGGAATTTCGGTTAAACTTTTGAAAAAAGCTTTTGATAAAGCAAAAACTGCGAGGGGAAAAATTCTTGACATTATGGAACAAAAAATATCGAGTCCCAGAGAAAACCTCTCTCCGAACGCACCTCGCATGTACACTCTATTCATTCCAAAAGACAAAATCGGTCTTGTCATAGGACCGAGCGGAAAGACGGTAAGAGGCATTCAGGATCAGACCGGAGCGACGGTTTCTCTCGATGACAACGGCAAAGTCGTCGTCACCGCTGCAGATGAAGAGTCGGCGAAAAAAGCAGTAGACGAGATAAAAAATTTGACCCGAGAAGCTAAAGTCGGAGAGATTTACACCGGAACTGTCACAAAAACTACCGATTTTGGAGCTTTTGTTGAGATATTTCCTGGAAAAGAAGGACTCCTTCACATATCAGAAATCGACTGGAAAAGAGTGGCAAATGTAGAAGACGTACTTAAAGCCGGAGACACTGTTCAGGTCGAATGCATAAATTATGATCCCAAGGCTGGCAAGATAAGCCTATCGAGAAAAAAACTACTTCCAAAACCTTAGAAATAGAGGGGAAATCGGCTAAAAATGCCGGTCGGAAAACTTAAATATCTTCGTTCACATGAATTAAAATTTCAAAAAGTAGTCCTGAACAACGGACTTACAGTATGTTGGGAACAACTCGACCATTTGAGGTCTTGTTCTTTAGCCGTCATTGTAAATACGGGTGCCAGAGATGAAACAGAAAAATCATGGGGCTACTCTCACTTTATTGAACACATGCTTTTCAAAGGCACCGCGAAAAAAACACCTTATGAAATAGCCTCAGCACTTGAAAAAAAAGGCGGCTACCTGAACGCGATGACGGGATCAGAGAACACATGGGTCGAAGCCAGGTTTATAGACCATCAGCTTCCCGAAGTTATGGAATTGATAGGAGACATGCTTTCTGATTCTCTTCTCGAAAAAAAGAGCATTGAGGATGAAAAAGAAGTTGTCAGACAGGAGATCAAAAGCAGTTTCGATTCTCCGGACGATATGGTATTCGACCTTTTTTTCAAAGACATTTTTGGGAAACATCCGCTGGGCAGGTCCGTTTTGGGAAGTTATGAATCTGTCAAAGCCATAACAAGACCTAAACTTTTGAAGTATTATCGCCAAAATTACTCCAACACAAACACTTATATTGGACTTGTTGGAAATATATATGGCGATATTACTTCTCTTGTCAAAAAATATTTCAACCTTAGCTCAAATAAAAAAAACGTAAGAGCTGAATTTAAAAAAAGTTACATTGGATATAAAACGCATAGAAAAACTTTGGCGAAGCAGATAAACTTTATAATTGGCGGAGTGGCTCCCAACGCATCTTCTCCAGATAGATACAGGTTCCAAATTTTGATGAATCATCTTGGAGGCGGTTTGAGCAGCAGATTTTTCCAGCTTCTGAGAGAGGTAAACCCTCTTGTGTACAATGTCTCTTCTTTTTATTACCCTTATTCAGACGTAGGTATCGGTGGTCTTTACATATCAGTTTCCGCGGACAACTTAAAAAAAGTTGAAAAACTTGTAGAAAACGAAATAAAAATTATCATGGAAAACGGCTTCACGAAAGATGAAATTGAATTCTCCAAAGAACAGATGAAGGGCAATATCATTCTCGGACTCGAATCGAGTAAATCGAGGGTGAGTAAACTCCTGAACGACCAAATTTATAGAGGAAGGTGGATATCCATGGAAGAGACCGAATCGGAGATATCAAAGGTCACTGACCAGGATGTCAATGTTGAAGCTTTTAAATTTTTTTCTGATAAAAACATAATGAGGACTTACCTGAAACCGAAAGCGAGGTGACGATGAGCTCTATCAATTTGTCTAAAAAAGCGATAGAAATGCCTGCCTCACCTATTAGAAAACTTCAGACGTATTCAGACGAAGCTAAATCTAAAGGAGTGGGAGTTTATCATTTGAATATTGGACAACCCGACATAAACACCCCAAAAATCATCTTTGAATCCATGCACAAGTGGGACAGTCAAGTTTTATCCTATGGACCTTCCAACGGCATTTTTGAGCTCAGAAAAGCCGTCAGCAATTACCTCGAGAGATTCGACGCTAATTTTCTGCCCTCTCAGATCGTAGTGACACAAGGCGGCAGCGAAGCGATAGTTTTCGCTATGCAGGCTATATGCAACCCCGGGGAGCAAATAATTGTCTTCGAGCCCTTTTACACGAATTACCTCGGTTTTTCAAAGATGGCCGATGTTGAGTTGGTGCCGGTTGCGACTTCGGTCGAAGACGGATTCAGAATTCCGAAAGACGAGGTCATAGAACCAAAAATCACCCAAAGGACAAGGGGCATTATTATATGTTCACCAAACAACCCGACAGGGACTGTATATACTCATGAAGAAATGGAAAGGATAGCTCGACTCGCCCGAAAGCATGACTTGTTCGTGCTCTCGGACGAAGTTTACAGGGAATTTGTCTTTGACGGTAAAGAGCATGTCGGAATATACGCGTTTGACAATATAGCGGACAGAGCTATTGTAATGGACAGCGTTTCAAAGCGTTTTTCAATGTGCGGGGCAAGAATAGGGTACTTGGCGACAAAAAATCCAACCCTTTCTGACGCTTTTCTTCGGTTCTCCCAGGCACGCCTTTGCCCAGCTACAGTAGAGCAAATCGGAGCTTTAGCGGGATTTGAGCATTATGACGAATTTATACCGGACATGATCAAAGAATATGAAAACCGAAGGAACACAGTATATGAAGAGATTTTGAAAATAAAAAAAGCTTTCACACTCAAACCCGAAGGGGCTTTTTACTGTGTCGTTAAACTGCCGGTGGATGACGCCGACGAATTCGCCAAATTTATGCTCACTGATTTCAATTACGAGGGTCAGACCACAATGGTAGCCCCGGCAAATGGATTCTACGTCTCGAGAGACAAGGGAAAAAACGAAATCAGAATTGCTTATGTCCTTGAAGAAAAAAGGTTGAAATCCGCGATAGATGTCCTTGAAAGAGGTATAGAAGCATTCAATTCGAGGTAAAATACATCTTTTTAAACCCGGAGGCATACCCTCCCGAATATTCAACGGAATTCTCCGCCGGAGCGGATTTGAGAAGTTGCGAGGAAATAATCATCAAGTCGTTTAATTGGGGCGCCGTCAGAACCGGCTTGGCAATTGAGATTCCACAAGGGTTCCACGCGGAGATAAGACCGAGGTCGGGTCTCGCTCTCAAGAGCGGCATAACTGTGCTCAATTCACCCGGCACCATAGACTCCGACTACAGGGGCGAAGTTTTGATAATACTCGCGAATTTTTCCAAGGATGATTTCATTGTTCAAAAAGGCGACAGAATAGCCCAGATGGTGATAACGGAATCCCAAAAAGCCGCTTTTGTCAGATTCGATTCCCTTTCATCGACACGGAGGGGTGATGGCGGATTTGGCCACACAGGAATCAACTGAAAAGATTTTATTCAGCATTTGGCCAGGCCTCGGAGACATTCTTTTTTCGACTCCTTCTTTTAGAATACTGAGAAAAAAAAAACCGAACGCCAAAATAACCGTCGTCAGTTTTTGGGGCGGAGCGGGTAAAAAACTCCTTGAAATGAATCCTTACGTAGATGAAGTGATATTTTCATCTCCGGGTCGGATATTAAAACTTCTCTCCGAGTTTAAAAAAAGAAAATTCGACATCGGAATCGAACAGTCTTTTCCGGTTTTTTGGTTTTTCAAACTCGCCAAAATAAAAAAAAACTTCAGTTTTGCCGACAATTTTTTCTGGTGGCTTCTGCCAATTTCTCCCAAGAAAAACGCCGATCTGCACGCAAGCGAGCAATACCTGCTCGCGATAGATAAAATTGACGGCGTAAAACTCCGGGACAACAAGGGGTACGACCTTTTTTTATCCCAAGAGGAGACTGATAAGGCGAAGCGCCTTCTCAAAGATTTGGGTGAAAAAAGAAAATTGGTAGTCCACCCCGGAGCCAGGTGCAACAAAAATAAAAGATGGGACATAAAAAAGATAATTAAAACCTTGGAAATTGCCGTCGAATCAAACGACTTGATCACGATCACCGTCGGGGGAAAGGAAGACGAGGAGAACGCTTTTTTGATCGAGAAATCTCTTGGATCCAAAAACCTGAATTTAGTCGGAAAAACAAATTTAAGAGAGACTGCCGCGGTTTTCAGCGAGTCAGACCTATACCTGGGGCATGATTCAGGTCCTACCCATCTCGCATCCATATTCATTCCTATCGTGGCAATTTTCGCTTCGTCCAACCCAAAAAACTTCCGCCCTTTGACAGACAAAGCGATAATTGTCAGACCCCGATCTTCATGCTCGCCTTGTTTTCATTTTCCAGGTTACATGAATCTTTTCTGGGGTTTGAGGCTGAGGTGGTTTAACTATTGTCCCGCAATGGACACAATTAGCGTCCAAGAAGTCGTTGGCGCAATAGACGAGGCTCTGAGAAAATGGCAAAAAAAATGAAGGCGGCTTTTTGGATCTGTTCCAAAACAGATCCTCTTGTAATTCAGTTTTCTGTGCTGGCAACGGCTCTTGTTATAATGATGTTCGCCCGGGTAAAAAGGCGCGTGATAGCGGATAATTTCAAGTCTATGGGGCTGAAACCACAACTAAAATCAACTTTTAGGGTTTTTTACAACATGGTTTTCAACATAGTTGTCTTTTTAAGAAGCCTTGAAAAGGGGATGGATGAAATTGCCATGAGGACAAGCTTTGTAGGTATAAAAAACTTAAAAAAAATATCCACTAAAAAAAGTGTAATCATGGTCACCTGCCACCTTGGGTTATGGGATCTCGCGGCGAGGTACTTGGGTTTTTTCGGCATAGAAGTAATAGCTGTCGCTGAGTATAAAAACGTCAGCCATTTCCATTACGAACTCATGAAAAGGGTGAGGTCTTCTTCTTCGGTTCAAATACTGCCTCTCGAGAACGATACAACCCCTATAAAATTGGCGAAATTTGCAAAGAGGAATAAGGGCGCTGTCGCTCTAGTAGGCGACAGGGACATATCTGGGACTGGAAAAGAGACCGTTTTTTTCGGCAGAAAAGCTCGCCTGCCCCTGGGCCCATCTCTTTTGGCCGCCCGTCTTGACATACCCGTTGTTATAGGATACTTTGTTAGAAGTAAGGCGTGGAATTACAGAGCTTACACTTCAGAACCTATATATTTGCCCAAAGGCTGCTGCGACATGAAAAAAAAAACAGAAATGTATTTTGACGGAATCAAAAACGCTATGGAAAAGATAATTGCGGAGTACCCCGATCAGTGGATCATGTTTCATCCGCCGTGGATAAAATGAGACGAAAACTAAAAATCCTCATACTATCCGACGTCTATTATCCTACCCCAGGAGGCGTAAGCGAGCACATTTATAATTTTGCCATGAACATGAGAAATCGGGGGCACAGGGTTGTAATTGTCGCGCCTAGGGGACTGGGGAAAAAAAAATCACCCGACGGGGATTTTGACGTAATCAGGGCAGGAAAAGCAATACCATTCAGGGCTAACAAAAGCGTTGCCAAGGTCACGGCGGGTTTAAGAGTTTATTGGGAAGTAAAAGATATCATCAGAAATTACGATTGGGATGTGATCCACACCCACGGACCTTTCGCTCCGGTAATGCCTATGTTGGGGCAAAAATTCGATTCGAGAGCTTCTCTGATAGGAGAACACGTAACAGCAAAAATCGCAACTTTTCACGCCAGTTACAGAAAAGTTTTGCCCTACGAGATTTTCAAAGCTTACCTAAAAAAACCATTTTCAAAAATCGACGGTTTGATAGCTGTGAGTGAAGAAGCAAAGAAAAGCGTCGAGCAGTATTTTGAAGGCGATTTCGCGATAATACCCAACGGAGTCAATTCTGAATTTTTTAATCCAGAGCTCAAGAGAATTGAAAACTTCGACAGCTCTGATTTCAATATTTTTTTTGCCGGGAGATTTGACCCCAGAAAAGGGGTAAACTACCTGGTCAAAAGTTTCTATTTTATTCTTAAATTCGTACCCAACGCGAAACTCTGGATAGGCGGCGGCGACAGATACAGAAAACTCGGCCTCGACCTGATAATGGCAAGGTTGAAAGCCAAGAATCATGAAATCGCCAAGAGGGTCGAATACCTCAAGTTTATCCCTTTTTCACAGTTACCCCGTTATTTCAAAAGTGCCGATGTTTTTTGTTCGCCGGCGATAGGCGGAGAGAGTTTTGGAATAGTCCTTATAGAGGCAATGTCATGCGGAACTCCGGTTGTCGCTTCGGACATACCCGGGTACAGAGAAGTCGTCTCCGACGGGAAAGACGGACTTCTTTTCAGGCCTAAGGACATAAAAGACCTTGCAAAAAAAATAGTGTTTTTAGCGCAAAATCCAGAAGTTAGAAAAAAAATGGGTTTTGCAGGAAGGGAAAAGGTTCTCGCGAAGTATTCTTGGGACAAAGTCACCGACATCATCGAAAACTACTATTACGATATTCTCATCCAGAAGTCCCATGAATAAAAATCAGTTTTCCGCCGGAGTTGCAGGAGCTTTTTTTTCTTTTTATATCTACAAAAGAGGTCTTTTCGACAAGTCCTTAACTCCGATACTCCTTTACCACGACGTCACGGACAGGTTTTATTGGACGTTTTCGAGGACTACAGTTCACTTGTTCAGAAAACAAATGTCTCTGCTGAGAAAAAAAGACTTTTTCGGCGTCGGAATAAAGGAGGCTGCGAGAAATAAAACATCGGATAAAATGTTCGCGATAACTTTCGACGACGCTCTCGAATCTGTCGCAGAGAACGCTTTTCCTGTTATCGAAGGGGAGGGATTCAAAGCTGATGTCTATATAGTGACCGACTATGCCGGCAGGACAAGCGCTGAATGGGACGTAAATCTCGGAGGCATAGTCAAAAAACACATGGACTGGGACAAAATAGCCTTCTTGTCCCAAAAAGGATGGGGGATAGGGTCGCACTCCTGCACGCACAGAGATTTGACCTTGCTGACGCCCGATGAGGTGAGTGAAGAAGCCGAGAGATCCAAACAGGAGATTATCGAAAAAACAGGAGTCAAACCGGCTTTTTTCAGCTATCCGTTCGGAAGGACAAACCCAAAAATAGCCCGAATAATACAGAAAGCCGGCTACGACGGCGCTGTAACTTCCTACCCTAACCGCAATTCGTGTTTTGACCCTTTTATGATCGGCAGAAGACCGGTCTATCTCTTCGACAGCGCCTTTGACGTCCTGAGAAGAGTCGAGAGATCTTCTTGGAAAAATATTCCCTACGACTTTGCAGGGAGAGGCATAAACTTTTTCGCGAGGGGAGTCGGAATTTACAAGGAAAAAATCGAAAAATGACCCTGCAGTTGACGAGGTCTCCGAAAAATTTCGCTGAAAAAATTTTAGACAGAATATTCGTTATGAGAATTTTTATGCATTTTCCGTTTTCCGGCATTTTGATGCTCGGTTATTTATACGGCCTGCAAACTTCTTCCGACGGCGGCTTTATTGCTCTGTTTCTACGAGCAAATACATTCAATATGAAAATTTTTGTATCTTACCTCGTGTTTTATGTTCTAATGGGCGGAACATACGTTGTAAACCAGATCATAGACAGGCAATCGGACCTGATAAACAGAAAGAACTATTTCATCTCCGACGGACATATGTCGATTCAGTCCTCGGTTTTAGAAGCAATTATCCTTTACTCACTTTCACTCGGCTTTGCCCTTTACTTGTCCTTAAAAGGCTATTTCGTAGGCG
Above is a window of candidate division WOR-3 bacterium DNA encoding:
- a CDS encoding lysophospholipid acyltransferase family protein, whose amino-acid sequence is MAKKMKAAFWICSKTDPLVIQFSVLATALVIMMFARVKRRVIADNFKSMGLKPQLKSTFRVFYNMVFNIVVFLRSLEKGMDEIAMRTSFVGIKNLKKISTKKSVIMVTCHLGLWDLAARYLGFFGIEVIAVAEYKNVSHFHYELMKRVRSSSSVQILPLENDTTPIKLAKFAKRNKGAVALVGDRDISGTGKETVFFGRKARLPLGPSLLAARLDIPVVIGYFVRSKAWNYRAYTSEPIYLPKGCCDMKKKTEMYFDGIKNAMEKIIAEYPDQWIMFHPPWIK
- a CDS encoding glycosyltransferase family 4 protein is translated as MRRKLKILILSDVYYPTPGGVSEHIYNFAMNMRNRGHRVVIVAPRGLGKKKSPDGDFDVIRAGKAIPFRANKSVAKVTAGLRVYWEVKDIIRNYDWDVIHTHGPFAPVMPMLGQKFDSRASLIGEHVTAKIATFHASYRKVLPYEIFKAYLKKPFSKIDGLIAVSEEAKKSVEQYFEGDFAIIPNGVNSEFFNPELKRIENFDSSDFNIFFAGRFDPRKGVNYLVKSFYFILKFVPNAKLWIGGGDRYRKLGLDLIMARLKAKNHEIAKRVEYLKFIPFSQLPRYFKSADVFCSPAIGGESFGIVLIEAMSCGTPVVASDIPGYREVVSDGKDGLLFRPKDIKDLAKKIVFLAQNPEVRKKMGFAGREKVLAKYSWDKVTDIIENYYYDILIQKSHE
- a CDS encoding polysaccharide deacetylase family protein — protein: MNKNQFSAGVAGAFFSFYIYKRGLFDKSLTPILLYHDVTDRFYWTFSRTTVHLFRKQMSLLRKKDFFGVGIKEAARNKTSDKMFAITFDDALESVAENAFPVIEGEGFKADVYIVTDYAGRTSAEWDVNLGGIVKKHMDWDKIAFLSQKGWGIGSHSCTHRDLTLLTPDEVSEEAERSKQEIIEKTGVKPAFFSYPFGRTNPKIARIIQKAGYDGAVTSYPNRNSCFDPFMIGRRPVYLFDSAFDVLRRVERSSWKNIPYDFAGRGINFFARGVGIYKEKIEK